A window of the Lolium perenne isolate Kyuss_39 chromosome 7, Kyuss_2.0, whole genome shotgun sequence genome harbors these coding sequences:
- the LOC127316266 gene encoding BTB/POZ and MATH domain-containing protein 2-like encodes MSTSALLSALRVGGRQQITASNFGARTQATGSHVLRIHRFTQVREKVANGAAIQSGTFGVGGHDWRVKCYPNGNAEEDRGCISLYLQNASHAKTGDAMAGYKLSILDKSWKPSRTRSTDEHHFMGRGWGWDKFMKLEELDKEKHLQDDCLSVLCDVTVDTGLRTEDYTDEVAAAEELTKAPPPFPVHGIAEAIWNRQEPDVKIEAGDGQTLAAHRWVLEAGSPVFKADLALASNDTVAELRVGDMDADVCKALLRFMYTNSPPPELEAMAERLLVAANRYELEELKLACEEALCKNIDTSSVTAALALAERHGCTVLRKAGMRFLSSPGNLDVVLASPDGLEKLKTGCPSALLELLEKNRPLDEQLLSTRV; translated from the coding sequence ATGTCGACGTCCGCGCTCTTGTCCGCCCTGCGCGTCGGCGGCCGGCAGCAGATCACCGCCTCCAACTTCGGCGCGAGGACGCAGGCGACCGGCTCCCACGTCTTGAGGATCCACAGGTTCACGCAGGTcagggagaaggtggccaatggcGCGGCCATCCAGTCAGGCACGTTCGGCGTCGGCGGCCACGACTGGCGCGTCAAGTGCTATCCGAACGGCAACGCCGAAGAGGACCGGGGATGCATCTCCCTCTACCTCCAGAACGCCAGCCATGCCAAGACTGGCGACGCCATGGCGGGATACAAGCTGAGCATACTCGACAAGTCCTGGAAGCCGTCCCGTACTCGGTCCACAGATGAACACCACTTCATGGGCAGGGGTTGGGGCTGGGACAAATTCATGAAACTCGAAGAACTGGACAAGGAGAAGCACCTCCAGGACGACTGCCTGTCCGTCCTCTGCGACGTCACCGTCGACACGGGGCTGCGCACCGAGGACTACACGGACGAGGTTGCTGCGGCGGAGGAACTCACCAAGGCGCCACCGCCGTTCCCCGTGCATGGCATCGCGGAAGCTATCTGGAACAGGCAGGAACCCGACGTGAAGATCGAGGCCGGCGACGGGCAGACGCTCGCCGCGCACCGGTGGGTGCTCGAGGCCGGATCCCCCGTCTTCAAGGCGGACCTCGCGCTCGCCTCCAACGACACCGTCGCTGAGCTACGCGTCGGCGACATGGACGCCGACGTGTGCAAGGCGCTGCTCCGGTTCATGTACACCaactcgccgccgccggagctcGAGGCGATGGCGGAGCGGCTCCTCGTCGCGGCGAACAGGTACGAGCTGGAAGAGCTGAAGCTCGCCTGCGAGGAGGCGCTGTGCAAGAACATCGACACGAGCTCCGTGACCGCCGCACTGGCGCTGGCCGAGCGTCATGGTTGCACCGTGCTGAGGAAGGCGGGCATGCGGTTCCTCTCTTCTCCCGGTAACCTGGATGTGGTCTTGGCATCGCCCGATGGTCTTGAGAAGCTCAAGACAGGATGCCCATCTGCTCTGCTGGAGCTCCTCGAGAAGAATAGGCCGCTAGATGAGCAGTTACTTAGCACACGCGTCTGA
- the LOC127311515 gene encoding protein DWARF AND LOW-TILLERING, whose protein sequence is MLAGCSFSSRHQMSTAQRLPCGFSKRGGRGDTGTGAAPRGEGRGGNGTCSFRPHPAPPVSQAVSWGAKPEPGVADGGWDMRSSRAVKRQHEEEEEEEYGPVVRAKRTRVMGGDGDEVWFHQSTAGDAMMQAAAGEGGEEAEEQKVFLVPSAAAFPHGMAVAGTSSLAPAKQEEYSKSPSSHSSSSSGGTDGGSSAMPPVLEPAITRSVVPEAESQALELVGALTSCAESLAVCNYDAANYYLARLGETASPAGPTPLHRVAAYFAEALALRAAHMWPHVFDVTPPRELTDGAFHDDDDAMALRVLNSVTPIPRFLHFTLNERLLRAFDGHDRVHVIDFDIKQGLQWPSLLQSLAARRPEPPSHVRITGVGASRQELQDTGARLACVAAALGLAFEFHAVVDRLEDVRLWMLHVKRGERVAVNCILAAHRLLRDETGGAMSDFFGLVRSTGAAVLLLGEHEAAGLNAGRWEARFARALRHYAAAFDAVGAAGLPPASAARARAEEMFAREIRNAVAFEGPDRSERHESFGGWRRRMEDGGFQNAGIGDREAMQGRMIARMFAPGNYGVHPQGDGEGLTLRWLDQPLYTVSAWTPAGDGAGGSTTVSASTTASQSLQS, encoded by the coding sequence ATGTTGGCAGGCTGCTCGTTCTCGTCCAGGCATCAGATGAGCACAGCGCAGCGCCTGCCATGCGGATTCTCCAAGCGAGGCGGCCGCGGCGACACCGGCACCGGCGCCGCCCCGCGCGGCGAAGGCAGGGGAGGCAACGGCACCTGCTCCTTCCGGCCTCACCCGGCGCCGCCGGTCTCCCAGGCGGTGTCCTGGGGCGCCAAGCCGGAGCCCGGCGTCGCCGACGGCGGCTGGGACATGAGGAGTAGCAGAGCCGTTAAGCGCCagcacgaggaggaggaggaggaggagtatggCCCCGTCGTTCGCGCCAAGCGGACGAGGGTGATGGGTGGCGACGGCGACGAGGTATGGTTCCATCAATCCACTGCAGGGGACGCCATGATGCAAgcggccgccggagaaggaggagaGGAGGCGGAGGAGCAGAAGGTCTTTCTTGTGCCCAGCGCCGCGGCGTTCCCCCACGGCATGGCGGTCGCGGGGACGTCGTCGCTGGCCCCGGCCAAGCAGGAGGAGTACAGCAAGTCGCCGTCGTCCCATTCGTCGTCTTCGTCGGGCGGCACGGACGgtggctcctcggcaatgccgccGGTTCTTGAGCCCGCCATCACGAGGAGCGTCGTGCCGGAGGCGGAGAGCCAAGCGCTGGAGCTAGTGGGCGCGCTCACGTCGTGCGCTGAATCCCTGGCCGTCTGCAACTACGACGCCGCGAACTACTACCTGGCGCGGCTCGGCGAGACGGCCTCGCCGGCGGGGCCCACGCCGCTGCACCGCGTGGCCGCCTACTTCGCCGAGGCGCTCGCGCTCCGCGCGGCGCACATGTGGCCGCACGTGTTCGACGTCACCCCGCCGCGCGAGCTCACCGACGGCGCCttccacgacgacgacgacgccatgGCGCTCCGGGTGCTCAACAGCGTCACCCCGATCCCGAGGTTCCTCCACTTCACGCTCAACGAGCGCCTCCTCCGCGCCTTCGACGGCCACGACCGCGTCCACGTCATCGACTTCGACATCAAGCAGGGGCTCCAGTGGCCGAGCCTGCTGCAGAGCCTCGCGGCGCGGCGTCCGGAGCCGCCGTCGCACGTGCGGATCACCGGCGTCGGCGCGTCGAGGCAGGAGCTGCAGGACACCGGCGCGCGGCTCGCGTGCGTGGCCGCCGCGCTGGGGCTCGCCTTCGAGTTCCACGCCGTGGTCGACCGGCTCGAGGACGTGCGCCTGTGGATGCTCCACGTCAAGCGCGGGGAGCGCGTGGCCGTTAACTGCATCCTCGCCGCGCACCGCCTGCTCCGCGACGAGACCGGCGGCGCCATGTCCGACTTCTTCGGGCTCGTGCGCAGCACTGGCGCCgccgtcctcctcctcggcgagcacgAGGCGGCCGGGCTCAATGCCGGGCGGTGGGAGGCGCGGTTCGCGCGCGCGCTGCGGCACTACGCCGCGGCGTTCGACGCGGTGGGCGCGGCCGGCCTGCCGCCCGCCAGCGCCGCCCGGGCAAGGGCGGAGGAGATGTTCGCGCGGGAGATCCGCAACGCGGTGGCGTTCGAGGGCCCTGACCGGTCCGAGCGGCACGAGAGCTTcggtgggtggcggcggcgcatGGAGGACGGCGGGTTCCAGAACGCCGGTATCGGCGACCGTGAGGCGATGCAGGGGCGGATGATCGCGAGGATGTTCGCGCCGGGCAATTACGGCGTGCACCCACAAGGCGACGGAGAGGGGCTCACGCTCCGGTGGCTGGACCAGCCGCTCTACACCGTGAGTGCATGGACGCCGGCCGGCGACGGCGCAGGAGGTAGCACGACGGTGTCCGCGTCCACCACGGCGTCACAGTCTCTGCAGAGCTGa